AGCTCGTCGCCGAGCAGCTCTCCGCCCAGGGCGTCCCCGTCTTCCTCGCCGACATCAAGGGCGACGTCTCCGGGATCTGTGCGCCGGGCGTCCCCGGCGACCGGGTCGCACGGCGCGCGGCCGACGTCGCCCAGGAGTGGGAGCCGACCGGGTACCCGAGCGAGTTCTACTCGCTCGGCGGCCTCGGCACCGGCATTCCGGTGCGCGCCACGGTGACCGCCTTCGGCCCGGTGCTGATGTCCAAGGTGCTCCGGCTCAACCAGACGCAGGAGCAGTCGCTCGGCCTGATCTTCCACTACGCCGACGCCAAGGGCCTGGAGCTCGTCGACCTCAAGGACCTGCGCGCGGTCACCGCCTTCCTCGTCTCCGACCAGGGCAAACCGGAGCTCAAGGGGATCGGCGGCCTGTCGACGGTGACCGCCGGGGTGATCCTGCGCGCGCTCACCGCCTTCGAACAGCAGGGCGCCTCGGAGTTCTTCGGCGAGCCCGAGTTCGACACGGCCGAGTTCCTGCGGACGGCCGCCGACGGGCGCGGGCTGGTCTCCGTACTGGAACTGCCCGCCGTCCAGGACAGGCCGCAGCTGTTCTCCACCTTCCTGATGTGGCTGCTCGCCGACCTGTACGCGGACCTGCCGGAGGTCGGCGACCTGGAGCGGCCCAAGCTCGTCTTCTTCTTCGACGAGGCGCACCTGCTCTTCAACGGGGCGTCCAAGGCCTTCCTGGAGTCGATCACGCAGACCGTGCGGCTGATCCGGTCCAAGGGCGTCGGCGTGTTCTTCGTGACGCAGACCCCCAAGGACGTGCCGGCGGACGTGCTGGCGCAGCTCGGCAACCGGGTGCAGCACGCCCTGCGCGCCTTCACCCCGGACGACGCGAAGGCCCTGAAGGCCACGGTCAGGACCTTCCCCCGGTCCGGCTACGACCTGGAGGAACTGCTCACCGGGCTCGGCACCGGCGAGGCCGTGATCACCGTCCTGAGCGAGGACGGCGCCCCGACCCCGGTCGCGGCGACCCGGCTGCGCGCCCCGCGGTCGCTGATGGGCCCGGTGGACGCGGCGGCCCTGGACCGGGCGGTGAAGTCCTCGCCGCTCTACCCGCGCTACGCGGAGCCGGTCGACCGCGAGTCCGCCTACGAGAAGATCAGCGCCGAACAGGCCGCGGCCGAAGCGGCGGCGGAGCGGGCCGCGGCGGCCGCGGAGGCCGGGAAGCAGGCCGAGGCGGCCGGGAGGGCCGGGGCCGGGCGCGGCGCCCCGAAGCCGGACCCCTCACTGGCCGAACAGGTCGTGGGCAGCGGGCTCTTCCGCTCGCTGGCCCGGTCGGTCGGGACCCAGCTGGGCCGGGAGATCTCGCGCTCGCTCTTCGGAACGGCCCGCCGCAGACGGTGACGGGCCCCGGCGGGGCCCGGTGCGCGCCGCCGCGGGCTCCAGGGGGAATCGAGCGCACCGGGTGTCCGGCCGCGGCCGGGCGCTGACAGACTCGGCCCATGCGGACCGAACTCACCGACACCACGGCCAGCAAGATCAACCGGGCCCTGCTCGAAGCCCGTCGTGCGATAGGCAGCCCCACCATGGGGCTGGTCCTGACCCTGGTGGTCGCCACCGACGAGGAGAACGCCTACGACGCCGTGCGCGCCGCCTCGGAGGCCTCGCGCGAGCACCCGTGCCGCATCATCGCGGTGATCAAGCGCACCTCCCGGGGGCCGCACAAGCTCCGCGCGACCCGGCTGGACGCCGAGCTGCGGGTCGGTTCGGACGCCGGTCACGGCGAGGTCCTCATGCTCCGGCTGCACGGCGAACTGACCGGCCAGGCCGGTTCGGTGGTGCTGCCGCTGCTGCTGCCGGACGCGCCCGCGGTGGCCTGGTGGCCGGCCGAGGCCCCCGCCGATCCCGGACGCGACTCCCTCGGCGCGCTCGCACAGCGCCGGATCACCGACGCCCAGGCCGCGGTCGACCCGGTCGGCGAGCTGGACGTGCGGGCCGGCTCGTACCGGCCCGGCGACACCGATCTGGCCTGGACCCGGCTGACGCCGTGGCGGGCCCTGCTGGCCGCCGCCCTGGACCAGAAGCCGCTGCCGGTCACCGGCGCGACGGTGGAGTCCGAGGCCGACAACCCGAGCGCCGAACTGCTGGCCCGCTGGCTGGAGGACCGGCTCGACGTGCCCGTGACCCGGGTGGAGAGCGAGGGGCCGGTCATCACCCGGGTCGCGCTCCAGACCACGGGCGGGGAGATCCGGGTGGAGCGCCCCGGGGGCTCGCTGGCCACGCTGTCCCTGCCGGGCAGCCCCGACCGCAGGGTGGCCCTGAAGATCCGCAGCGGGGCCGAGCTGATCGCGGAGGAGCTGCGGCGCCTCGACGCGGACGAGGTCTACGGCTCCGCGCTGCGCCACCGGCCGCCCCAGGCCGCGCCCTCCGCGTAGCGGGCACCCGGCGGGCCGCCCCGCCGCGGCCCGCCGCGCGGAGGCCGGACGCCCCGGCCGGAGCGCCCCGGCCGGCCGCCGCGGCCCGCCCGGCGGCGGTCACCGGGGGACTCGGCGCCCGCTCGGAGCGCTACGCCCGCTCCGCCTTGGCCGCCTTCGCGGCGGCCTTCATCTCCTGCTTGTGGGCGCGCACCTTCGCCAGCGACTCCGGGCCCGTGATGTCCGCCGCCGAGCGGTATACGCCCTGCGGCCCGTACCCGCCGGCCGCCTCCCGCCAGCCCTTCGGGCGCACCCCGAGCCGCTTGCCCAGCAGCGCCAGGAAGATCTGGGCCTTCTGCTCGCCGAAGCCCGGCAGTTCCCGCAGCCGCCGCAGCAGCTCCTCGCCCGTCCCCGCGTCGGCCCACACGGCCCCGGCATCCGCGTCGTAGTGCTCCACCAGGTACGCGCAGAGCTGCTGGACCCGCTTGGCCATCGACCCGGGGTAGCGGTGGACGGCGGGCTTCTCGGAGAGGAGGGCCGCGAAGGCGTCCGGGTCGTACGCGGCGATGGCGTGCGCGTCGAGGTCGTCCGAGCCGAGCCGCCGGGCGATGGTCCAGGGCCCCGAGAACGCCCACTCCATCGGCACCTGCTGGTCGAGCAGCATTCCGACGAGGGCGGCGAGCGGGCTGCGGGAGAGCAGCGCGTCGGCCTCCGGTTCCTGTGCGAGGTGGAGGGTGATGTCCTTGTCCATGCCTCCAGCGTCCACCGCCCGGCCGCTCCCCGCGCGGCCGGCGCACCGCGCGCATGGCGCGGGAACGACTGGCCCGCGCGCACGCGGGCCGCGAGAGGCGGGCCGCGACGCAGGAGTCGATCGACCGTGGCCGAGTTCCCGGAAGGCGCACCGTGCCGGGTTGCGATGTTCACCGACGTGGAGGGCGCAGGCCGGGGCCGAAGGACGGGGCTACGGCCCCGGGACCGGCGGTGTCATCGTGCCGAACCACACGTGGGTGACCGCGCTGACGTAGCGCGCCCCGCACCGGTCGGAGGGGACCACCAGCTGGCTGCCCGCCTCGTCGAGGTCCTCCCCGTCGAGGCGGGTGGCCAGCAGCACCGGCGCATCGCCGAAATCGGCGTCGAGCTCCGCCCAGGACAGGACGGTGTGGTGCCCGTCCCCGCCGCTCACCGCCAGCAGGAAGCGGCTGCGGTCCTTGCGTCTGCGGACGTCGAAGGCGGGCCCCGCGTCCGCGACCACCTCGCGCAACAGGGGTCCCTCGAACACGTGGCGCCGGGAGCCGTCCGTCGCGCAGTCGAAGGTGACCGCGGCCCGGTGCTGCGCCCAGCGGCGCAGGTCCGCGACGCTCAGGTTCGCCGGGTGGTCCAGAGCGCCGTGCAGCATCAGTTCGGCCATGTCCGGTTGATGCCCGTGACGACTTGTCATGGAACCTCATCTGCGAGGTTCAGGGCTTGTTACAACCCGCAGACGTGGTCTCACTCGTGGGTTCTGTCTTGCATCTTCTGCCATACGACATCGCGCGTCACCGGCATCTCGGTGAAGCGCACGCCGGTCGCGTCCCGCAGCGCGTTGGCGAACGCGGGCGCCACCGGGTTGAAGGGGCTCTCGCTCATGGACTTGGCGCCCAGCGGGCCGATCGCGTCCGAGGTCTCCATGAAGTGCACCTCGGTGCGCGGGACGTCCGCGTACTGCGGGAGCCGGTAGCGGCGGAAGGCGGCCGTGGTGACCTCGCCGCGCCCGTCCACCCGTACGGTCTCGAAGAGGGTCGCGCCCAGCGCCTGGGCGACGCCCCCCTCCACCTGGCCGCGGCACTGCATCGGGTTCATGACCTTGCCCGCGTCCGCCGCGTGCACGCTGCGCAGGATCTTCATCTCGCCCGTGCCCGGGTCCACGGCCAGCCGGAACCACTGGGCGTTGAAGGCCACCGAGCGGGGGGAGCCGCCCCAGTGGCCGTCCGCCGCGATCTCGTCGAGCCTGCCCTTGTCGTGCGCGGCCTCGTACAGCTCCTTCAGGGTCACGGTGCGGCCCGCGCACTCGAAGGCCTCGGCCTCCAGCTTGCACAGGTGCCGGGCCACGCCCGTGTGCCGGGCGGCGAAGGACTTCAGCCGCTCCGCGAGCGAGTCGGCCGCCAGCATCACGGCCTTGCCCGCCACCACCGTGCCGGCCGAGCCGAAGGCGCCCGTGTCGTGGCGGACCACGTCGGTGTCGGACTGGCGGACCGTGATCCGGTCGACCGTGGTGTTCAGCGCGCCCGCGGTGATCTGCTTGTGCACGGTCGTCGTGCCGTTGCCGAACTCCGCCGTGCCGACCGCGATGTCGTACGTGCCGTCGCGCAGCAGGCTGACCCGGGCGTCGGCGAAGTGGCCGCCGGGCGGCCCGGTCGCGATCATCGCGACCGCCGTGCCCGTCCCGGTGAGCCAGCCCTCCGGGACGTCCTCGTGGCTGCGGTCCTCGGCGATGGCCCCGCGCACGACGTCCATGCACTGCTTCAACCCGTACGAGGCGATGAACAGGTCCTCCTCGTGGCCGATCGGGGTCACCATGTGGTCGCCGGGGCCGATGACGTTCTTCTCGCGCAGGACGAGCGGGTCCATGCCGAGCCGGAGCGCGAGCTCGTCCATCGCCGATTCGAGGGCGAAGAGCACCTGGCCCAGGCCGTAGCCGCGGAAGGCGCCCGCCGGTACGCCGTTGGTGTAGACCGCGTACGCCTCCACCTCCTTGTTCGGCGCCCGGTAGACGGCGAAGGACTCGCCGACGCTGTGGAACATGACCGCCGGGCCGTGGTTGCCGTAGGCGCCGGTGTTGGAGACGACGCGGATGCGCAGCGCGGTGAGGGTGCCGTCGGCCTTGGCGCCGATCTTGACGGTGATCTTGAAGGGGTGGCGGGTGGTGGCACCGTAGAACTGCTCGGCCCGGGTGAATTCGAGTTTCACCGGCCGGCGCAGCTTCAGGGCGGCGAGGACCACGATGTCCTCGGTCAGCATCTCCTGCTTGCCACCGAACCCGCCGCCCACGCGGCCCGCGACGACGCGGACCTCGTCCTCGTCGAGGTCGTAGAGGGCGCACAGCGCCCGCCGGGTCAGGAACGGCGCCTGGGTGGAGGAGCGGACGGTGATGCGCTCGCCGTCGCCCTCCTCCTTGGGTTCGAAGTACGCGACGCTGCCGTGCGTCTCCAGGCTCGCGTGCTGCACGCGCTGGGTCTGGAAGGTCTCCTCGTAGACGACGTCCGCCTCCGCATAGCCCCGCTCCATGTCCCCGAGCGTGTTGTGCACCTCGCCGCACACGTTGTTCTCGGCGCGGAAGATCCCCGACTCGGGGCCCTTGGGGTGGAGGACGGGGGCGCCCGGAAGCATCGCCTCCTCCGGGTCGATCACGTACGGGAGCTCCTCGTACGCGACGACCACCCGGCGGCAGCCCTCCTCGGCCGCCTGCTCGCTGTCGGCGACGACGGCCGCCACGCGCTGGCCGACGAAGCGGACCACGTCGTCCAGGACGCGGGTGTCCATCGGGTCCTCGGTGGGGTGCTCGTGGCGCGCGGAGGAGTAGAGCCGGTCGGGGGCGTCGTGGTGGGTGAACACGGCGTGCACGCCCGGCACGGCCAGCGCCTCGGAGGTGTCGATGGAGACGATCCGGGCGTGCGGGTGGGGGGAGCGCAGCAGCTTCATGTGCAGCAGCCCCGGCACCTCGACGTCGAAGGTGTAGCGCGCGGTGCCGGTCACCACCTGGGGGCCGGCGGGGGCGCCGAGGCTGCGGCCCACGGCCTTGCCCGCGCAGGGGGTTTCGGTGTGCTTCACCCCGCGTACGGCGTCCTCGATGGCGCGGTAGCCCGTGCAGCGGCAGATGTTGCCCTTGAAGGCGCGGGGGAGGTCGTCGAGCTTGCCGTCGTCGTGGCAGGTGCCCCGCTCCTGCTGGAGCGCGGAGGTGGTCATCAGGAAGCCGGCCGTGCAGAATCCGCACTGGAAGCCCTGGGCGTCCAGGAACTGCTGCTGGGCGGGGTGCAGCTCGCCCTCCGGTGACGCGAGGCCCTCGACGGTGGTCACGGAGCGGCCCTCGGCGCGGACGGCCGGATAGAGGCAGCTGTGCACCGGCTGACCGTCGACGTGGACGGTGCAGGCCCCGCAGTCGCCCTGGTCGCAGCCCTTCTTCACGCCGAACCAGCCGCGCTCGCGCAGGTAGGTGCGCAGGCACTGGCCGGAGCGGGGCTCGGCGTCGAACCGCTGCTTGTTGATCTCGATCTCGTAGCTCATCGGGAGACCTCCGGTCCGGTGGCGGCGGCGGGGGCCGCGGGGTCTGCGGGATCTGCGGGGTATGCGGGGTATGCGGGGTCTGCGGGGTCGAGTTCGCGGCGGACCTCCTCGGCCAGGCGCAGGCCCATGTGGCGGCGCCAGGCGGGCAGCCCGTGGATGTCGTCGAACCACTCGTCGGGGCGGACGGCGGTGTCGATCGCCTCCCGCAGTTCGGCGGCGCCGGGCGGCAGCGGGAACCAGAAGCGGAAGGGCCGCGTGGTGGCGGCGGTGACCGTGACCGCGAGCGAGCCGTCCGCCGGGTCGGACGCCCCCACGACCAGGGCGCCGGAGCGGCCGAGCCCGTAGAGCGAGGCCTGCCGGAAGGCCGTACGGGAGTCCAGCGCGCGGGCGGGCAGCCGGACCGAGCGCAGCAGCTCGCCGTCCTTCAGGTCCTTGACGCCGGCGCCCAGGATGAAGTCGGCGACGGGCAGCCGCCGGGTGGCGCCGTCCTGGCCCTGGAGGAGGACGGTGCCGTCGAGGGCGGCGGTCAGGGAGATCATCGGGCCGGCGGGCAGGCCGTTGCAGAGGTTCCCGCCCACCGTGGCCATGTTCCAGATCTTGAAGCTGGCCAGGAAGGCCCGGCAGCACTGCTCGAAGAGCGGGGCGGCCGTCGCCGGCAGGGTCCGGCCGAACCGCGACAGCTCGGTGATGGTGCAGGTCGCTGCGATGTCCAGGGAGCCGTCCGGCTGCCAGGACAACGGCGGCCAGCCCATCCGGGAGAGGTCGACGAGGCGTCGGATGTGCGGCTGCGGCTCGGAGAAGAGATACGTGCCCCCGCCGAGCCAGGCATCACCCGGGCGCCACGGCTCGCGCCGGCGGGCGTCCCGCACGTCGAGCACCGTGTTGAGATCCATTTCGCGCCACCGACCTCTCACCGTTGGAGTGTTTCCGGTCAGTGAAGCAACGCGGACGGGGCCGCGACGACTGGTCCCGGCCACGGAAACGCACGGGCCCCCGGGGGTTTGTCCTGGATGATCGACCAAGAGGGAATGGCAGGTCTTGCCCTTGCATTTACGATGGGCTTTCACGTATTCACCTGGCGAATGTGGGTTCTGCCCACCGCAAGGAGTCCCCGTCATGCACGTCCTCGACCTGCTCCAGTCCGACGATCTCGGCCTCACCCTGCTCTGGGGGGATGAAGCCCTTCTCGGCCAAGAGGTCAGCGGGGTCACGGCCACCG
Above is a window of Streptomyces subrutilus DNA encoding:
- the opcA gene encoding glucose-6-phosphate dehydrogenase assembly protein OpcA, encoding MRTELTDTTASKINRALLEARRAIGSPTMGLVLTLVVATDEENAYDAVRAASEASREHPCRIIAVIKRTSRGPHKLRATRLDAELRVGSDAGHGEVLMLRLHGELTGQAGSVVLPLLLPDAPAVAWWPAEAPADPGRDSLGALAQRRITDAQAAVDPVGELDVRAGSYRPGDTDLAWTRLTPWRALLAAALDQKPLPVTGATVESEADNPSAELLARWLEDRLDVPVTRVESEGPVITRVALQTTGGEIRVERPGGSLATLSLPGSPDRRVALKIRSGAELIAEELRRLDADEVYGSALRHRPPQAAPSA
- a CDS encoding molybdopterin-dependent oxidoreductase; translated protein: MSYEIEINKQRFDAEPRSGQCLRTYLRERGWFGVKKGCDQGDCGACTVHVDGQPVHSCLYPAVRAEGRSVTTVEGLASPEGELHPAQQQFLDAQGFQCGFCTAGFLMTTSALQQERGTCHDDGKLDDLPRAFKGNICRCTGYRAIEDAVRGVKHTETPCAGKAVGRSLGAPAGPQVVTGTARYTFDVEVPGLLHMKLLRSPHPHARIVSIDTSEALAVPGVHAVFTHHDAPDRLYSSARHEHPTEDPMDTRVLDDVVRFVGQRVAAVVADSEQAAEEGCRRVVVAYEELPYVIDPEEAMLPGAPVLHPKGPESGIFRAENNVCGEVHNTLGDMERGYAEADVVYEETFQTQRVQHASLETHGSVAYFEPKEEGDGERITVRSSTQAPFLTRRALCALYDLDEDEVRVVAGRVGGGFGGKQEMLTEDIVVLAALKLRRPVKLEFTRAEQFYGATTRHPFKITVKIGAKADGTLTALRIRVVSNTGAYGNHGPAVMFHSVGESFAVYRAPNKEVEAYAVYTNGVPAGAFRGYGLGQVLFALESAMDELALRLGMDPLVLREKNVIGPGDHMVTPIGHEEDLFIASYGLKQCMDVVRGAIAEDRSHEDVPEGWLTGTGTAVAMIATGPPGGHFADARVSLLRDGTYDIAVGTAEFGNGTTTVHKQITAGALNTTVDRITVRQSDTDVVRHDTGAFGSAGTVVAGKAVMLAADSLAERLKSFAARHTGVARHLCKLEAEAFECAGRTVTLKELYEAAHDKGRLDEIAADGHWGGSPRSVAFNAQWFRLAVDPGTGEMKILRSVHAADAGKVMNPMQCRGQVEGGVAQALGATLFETVRVDGRGEVTTAAFRRYRLPQYADVPRTEVHFMETSDAIGPLGAKSMSESPFNPVAPAFANALRDATGVRFTEMPVTRDVVWQKMQDRTHE
- a CDS encoding FAD binding domain-containing protein, whose translation is MDLNTVLDVRDARRREPWRPGDAWLGGGTYLFSEPQPHIRRLVDLSRMGWPPLSWQPDGSLDIAATCTITELSRFGRTLPATAAPLFEQCCRAFLASFKIWNMATVGGNLCNGLPAGPMISLTAALDGTVLLQGQDGATRRLPVADFILGAGVKDLKDGELLRSVRLPARALDSRTAFRQASLYGLGRSGALVVGASDPADGSLAVTVTAATTRPFRFWFPLPPGAAELREAIDTAVRPDEWFDDIHGLPAWRRHMGLRLAEEVRRELDPADPAYPAYPADPADPAAPAAATGPEVSR
- a CDS encoding HhH-GPD-type base excision DNA repair protein; translated protein: MDKDITLHLAQEPEADALLSRSPLAALVGMLLDQQVPMEWAFSGPWTIARRLGSDDLDAHAIAAYDPDAFAALLSEKPAVHRYPGSMAKRVQQLCAYLVEHYDADAGAVWADAGTGEELLRRLRELPGFGEQKAQIFLALLGKRLGVRPKGWREAAGGYGPQGVYRSAADITGPESLAKVRAHKQEMKAAAKAAKAERA
- a CDS encoding molybdopterin-dependent oxidoreductase; the protein is MAELMLHGALDHPANLSVADLRRWAQHRAAVTFDCATDGSRRHVFEGPLLREVVADAGPAFDVRRRKDRSRFLLAVSGGDGHHTVLSWAELDADFGDAPVLLATRLDGEDLDEAGSQLVVPSDRCGARYVSAVTHVWFGTMTPPVPGP
- a CDS encoding helicase HerA-like domain-containing protein, which produces MSESTDPDAAGPRGAAAPARPPVPAEPAAAAPGAGTGPAAEIAAGYAFAGPALDLGALLWDGACLPQHQIRIPLSMLNRHGLVAGATGTGKTKTLQLVAEQLSAQGVPVFLADIKGDVSGICAPGVPGDRVARRAADVAQEWEPTGYPSEFYSLGGLGTGIPVRATVTAFGPVLMSKVLRLNQTQEQSLGLIFHYADAKGLELVDLKDLRAVTAFLVSDQGKPELKGIGGLSTVTAGVILRALTAFEQQGASEFFGEPEFDTAEFLRTAADGRGLVSVLELPAVQDRPQLFSTFLMWLLADLYADLPEVGDLERPKLVFFFDEAHLLFNGASKAFLESITQTVRLIRSKGVGVFFVTQTPKDVPADVLAQLGNRVQHALRAFTPDDAKALKATVRTFPRSGYDLEELLTGLGTGEAVITVLSEDGAPTPVAATRLRAPRSLMGPVDAAALDRAVKSSPLYPRYAEPVDRESAYEKISAEQAAAEAAAERAAAAAEAGKQAEAAGRAGAGRGAPKPDPSLAEQVVGSGLFRSLARSVGTQLGREISRSLFGTARRRR